Proteins encoded in a region of the Cytobacillus pseudoceanisediminis genome:
- a CDS encoding YlzJ-like family protein: MIIYTMMPQELIYQNEQDDFGKQKIVSYEGIPLLVEMNSGQECRILRIMSSDPSHYMDERYTPGSMITLTQLS; encoded by the coding sequence ATGATCATTTATACAATGATGCCCCAAGAGCTCATTTACCAAAATGAGCAGGATGATTTTGGCAAACAGAAAATTGTGTCTTATGAAGGAATCCCGCTCTTAGTTGAAATGAACTCAGGACAGGAATGCCGAATCTTAAGAATCATGAGCAGCGACCCCTCCCATTATATGGATGAAAGATATACTCCCGGGTCCATGATCACCTTGACGCAGTTAAGCTGA
- a CDS encoding ABC transporter ATP-binding protein, which produces MDYVIEMLNIRKEFPGIVANDNITLQLKPGEIHALLGENGAGKSTLMNVLFGLYQPEKGEIKVKGKPVRITDPNIANDLGIGMVHQHFMLVDRFTVTENIILGKETTKGGKIDIKKAEKEVREISERYGLAVDPQAKISDISVGMQQRVEILKTLYRGAEILIFDEPTAVLTPQEIKELIQIMKTLIQEGKSIILITHKLKEIMEVCDRVTVIRKGVGIGTVNVSETNPNELASLMVGREVTFKTDKTVSKPQEQVLEIQDLNVKDSRGLGVVNKLNLNVRAGEIVGIAGVDGNGQSELIEAITGLRKSESGSIKLNGKEIINMSPRKVTETGVGHIPQDRHKHGLVLDFPIGENMVLQTYYKAPFSKKGVLNFKEIYRKATKLIKEFDVRTPSEYTLARALSGGNQQKAIIGREIDRNPDLLIAAQPTRGLDVGAIEYIHKRLIEQRDQGKAVLLISFELDEIMNVSDRIAVIYEGEIVAVVDPKQTTEQELGLLMAGSKRKEAGGENHV; this is translated from the coding sequence ATGGATTATGTTATTGAAATGCTCAACATCCGCAAGGAGTTTCCTGGAATCGTAGCAAATGATAATATCACGCTTCAGCTGAAACCAGGTGAAATTCATGCGCTGCTTGGCGAAAATGGTGCGGGCAAATCAACATTAATGAACGTCCTTTTTGGCTTATATCAGCCTGAAAAGGGTGAAATAAAAGTTAAAGGAAAGCCGGTGCGCATCACCGATCCAAATATAGCAAACGACTTGGGCATCGGGATGGTCCACCAGCATTTCATGCTAGTAGACCGTTTCACCGTCACTGAAAATATTATTCTAGGAAAAGAAACGACTAAAGGCGGAAAAATAGATATTAAAAAGGCTGAGAAGGAAGTCAGGGAAATTTCTGAGCGATATGGACTTGCTGTTGACCCGCAGGCGAAAATTTCAGATATTTCTGTAGGAATGCAGCAGAGGGTAGAGATTTTAAAGACCCTTTATCGGGGAGCAGAAATCCTTATTTTTGATGAGCCTACTGCAGTTCTTACTCCACAGGAAATTAAAGAGCTTATTCAGATCATGAAAACCTTAATCCAGGAAGGCAAATCTATTATTTTAATCACCCACAAGCTGAAGGAAATAATGGAAGTTTGTGATCGAGTAACGGTCATCCGCAAAGGGGTCGGCATCGGTACGGTTAATGTCAGCGAGACGAATCCTAATGAACTTGCCAGTCTAATGGTGGGAAGGGAAGTTACTTTTAAAACGGATAAAACAGTATCGAAGCCACAGGAGCAAGTGCTTGAAATTCAGGATTTAAATGTAAAAGATTCCCGGGGGCTTGGCGTGGTTAATAAGCTTAACCTTAATGTACGGGCCGGGGAAATTGTCGGTATTGCCGGTGTAGATGGAAATGGACAGTCTGAGTTAATAGAAGCTATTACAGGTTTGAGGAAGTCTGAAAGCGGTTCAATTAAATTGAATGGCAAAGAAATTATTAATATGTCACCGCGGAAAGTAACGGAGACGGGCGTAGGGCATATCCCTCAGGACCGTCATAAGCATGGACTTGTACTTGATTTTCCAATTGGAGAGAATATGGTTCTGCAAACCTATTACAAAGCTCCATTCTCTAAAAAAGGTGTTCTGAACTTTAAAGAAATCTACAGAAAAGCAACAAAGCTGATTAAAGAATTCGACGTCAGAACCCCAAGTGAATATACACTTGCTAGGGCACTTTCCGGAGGTAACCAGCAGAAAGCCATAATCGGACGTGAAATTGACCGCAATCCAGATCTCCTGATCGCTGCTCAGCCGACACGCGGATTGGATGTCGGAGCAATTGAATACATTCACAAGCGTCTGATTGAACAGCGTGACCAGGGGAAAGCTGTGCTGCTTATTTCATTTGAATTGGATGAAATCATGAATGTCAGCGACCGTATTGCTGTTATTTATGAGGGTGAAATTGTAGCAGTAGTTGACCCGAAACAAACAACTGAACAAGAATTAGGTTTATTGATGGCCGGTTCTAAACGGAAGGAAGCGGGTGGCGAAAACCATGTCTAA
- a CDS encoding ClpP family protease, whose translation MENDMKNNRNEGGEGQEQPKEDKPSALMEKIQQLGQTNVPQLSQDSKIHCLTIVGQVEGHLQLPPQNKTTKYEHLIPQIVAIEQNPKIEGLLVILNTVGGDVEAGLAISEMLASLSKPTVSIVLGGGHSIGVPIAVSCDYSFIAETATMTIHPIRLTGLVIGVPQTFEYMDKMQDRVINFVTKHSNISEQKFKDLMFDKGNLTRDIGTNVVGRDAVEYGLIDEVGGVGPALAKLNELIDMNKPKEEVMVQ comes from the coding sequence ATGGAAAACGATATGAAAAATAACCGCAATGAGGGCGGGGAAGGGCAAGAACAGCCAAAAGAGGATAAACCATCTGCTCTTATGGAGAAGATTCAGCAGCTTGGACAAACGAATGTGCCTCAGCTGTCTCAGGATTCCAAAATTCATTGCCTGACCATTGTCGGACAAGTAGAAGGACATCTTCAGCTTCCGCCGCAAAATAAAACAACAAAATATGAACACTTAATTCCTCAAATTGTAGCGATTGAGCAAAACCCAAAGATAGAAGGTCTTTTGGTCATTTTGAATACAGTAGGCGGTGATGTGGAAGCCGGACTGGCAATATCAGAAATGCTGGCATCTTTATCAAAGCCAACCGTCTCCATTGTCCTTGGAGGAGGCCATTCCATTGGTGTGCCTATTGCTGTTTCATGCGATTATTCATTTATTGCAGAGACGGCTACGATGACCATCCACCCTATAAGACTGACCGGCCTGGTAATCGGTGTGCCGCAAACTTTTGAGTATATGGATAAAATGCAGGATCGGGTTATTAATTTTGTAACAAAGCATTCAAATATTTCCGAACAGAAATTTAAAGACCTGATGTTTGATAAAGGCAACCTAACCAGGGATATTGGGACAAACGTGGTCGGCAGGGATGCTGTTGAATATGGCCTGATTGATGAAGTTGGCGGGGTAGGGCCTGCGCTGGCAAAGCTGAATGAGCTGATAGATATGAATAAACCTAAAGAAGAAGTGATGGTTCAATGA
- a CDS encoding BMP family lipoprotein, translated as MKKRKFGLALSLVLAAGTILGACGKSEEKGGETAGGDEKEKAFSVAMVTDVGGVDDKSFNQSAWEGLQAFGEENGLEKGKGGFDYLQSQSDADYSTNLNTLARQDFDLVFGIGFLMEGAINEIAQQQKDAHFGIVDAVVDQPNVASIMFKEQEAAFLAGVAAAKATKENKIGFIGGMEIPVIERFESGFLAGVQAVNPDIKVEVQYAGAFDKAELGQTIASKMYSSGVDVIFHAAGGTGNGLFKEARDLKKKDPARELWAIGVDSDQTAEGVVEIDGKEHNVILTSALKRVDNAVKDLSTKAKDGSFPGGETTTYGLAEDGVGLATINPEVSTKAEIEGAVKEWQEKIKNGDLTVPSTKDELASFSAE; from the coding sequence TTGAAAAAGCGTAAATTCGGATTGGCGCTATCTTTAGTTCTTGCTGCTGGAACGATTCTGGGTGCTTGCGGCAAAAGCGAAGAAAAAGGCGGAGAAACAGCTGGCGGAGACGAAAAAGAAAAAGCATTCTCTGTAGCGATGGTAACAGATGTCGGCGGTGTAGATGATAAATCATTTAACCAATCTGCCTGGGAAGGATTACAGGCATTTGGTGAAGAGAATGGACTTGAAAAAGGAAAAGGCGGATTTGACTATCTTCAATCACAGTCAGATGCTGACTATTCTACAAACCTTAATACATTAGCTCGTCAAGATTTTGATCTTGTTTTCGGTATCGGATTCTTAATGGAAGGTGCAATCAATGAGATTGCCCAGCAGCAAAAGGATGCGCATTTCGGAATCGTTGACGCGGTTGTTGATCAGCCAAACGTAGCAAGCATCATGTTCAAAGAGCAGGAAGCTGCATTCCTTGCAGGTGTTGCTGCAGCAAAAGCAACTAAAGAAAACAAAATCGGTTTCATCGGCGGAATGGAGATTCCGGTTATCGAGCGATTCGAATCTGGATTCCTTGCTGGTGTTCAAGCGGTAAACCCTGATATTAAAGTAGAAGTTCAATATGCTGGAGCATTTGATAAAGCTGAATTAGGTCAGACAATTGCTTCTAAAATGTACTCTTCTGGCGTAGACGTAATCTTCCACGCTGCTGGCGGAACAGGCAACGGTCTATTCAAGGAAGCTCGTGACCTTAAAAAGAAAGACCCGGCAAGAGAACTTTGGGCAATTGGTGTTGACTCAGACCAGACAGCTGAAGGTGTAGTTGAAATCGATGGCAAAGAGCACAATGTAATCCTTACATCTGCACTTAAGCGTGTAGACAATGCTGTTAAGGACCTTTCTACAAAGGCAAAAGACGGCAGCTTCCCTGGCGGAGAAACGACTACTTACGGATTGGCTGAAGACGGTGTAGGCCTTGCTACTATCAATCCGGAAGTATCTACTAAAGCAGAAATCGAAGGTGCAGTTAAAGAATGGCAGGAAAAGATCAAGAATGGTGACCTGACTGTTCCATCTACAAAAGATGAACTGGCTTCTTTTTCAGCTGAATAA
- a CDS encoding GntR family transcriptional regulator: MSIKSDNRHLYLQVIDRLKQDIEDGVYKEKEKLPSEFDLAKQLGVSRATLREALRILEEENVIIRRHGVGTFVNAKPLFTSGIEQLNSVTNMILQAGMKPGTVFLSSVTMGPTEDDIRRFSCSLDQEIAVIERVRTANGEPVVYCVDKVPEDILPDTFSHEQESLLNMLEEEANRKITYAVAQIEPIGYHEKISPILECDPETALLVLKQMHFDEADTPILYSVNYFRADKFSFHVLRKRI; encoded by the coding sequence ATGTCTATTAAGTCAGATAACCGGCATTTATATTTGCAAGTCATCGATCGATTAAAACAAGACATTGAAGATGGAGTTTATAAAGAAAAAGAAAAACTTCCGTCTGAATTTGATCTTGCCAAACAGCTTGGTGTTAGCAGAGCTACACTGAGGGAGGCATTGCGCATTCTTGAAGAAGAAAACGTAATTATCCGCCGTCATGGTGTAGGCACCTTTGTCAATGCAAAGCCGCTTTTCACATCAGGCATCGAACAGCTTAATAGTGTCACAAATATGATTTTGCAGGCAGGGATGAAGCCGGGAACCGTTTTCTTAAGTTCTGTAACTATGGGACCGACTGAAGATGATATCCGCAGATTCTCATGTTCGTTAGACCAGGAGATTGCCGTGATTGAGCGGGTGAGAACTGCAAATGGTGAACCGGTCGTTTATTGTGTGGATAAAGTTCCTGAGGATATTCTCCCGGACACATTTTCCCACGAACAAGAGTCGCTCCTCAACATGCTTGAAGAAGAGGCAAACCGGAAAATCACCTATGCTGTTGCCCAAATCGAGCCTATTGGCTATCACGAGAAAATTTCACCTATTCTGGAATGTGACCCTGAAACTGCATTGCTGGTATTAAAGCAGATGCATTTCGATGAAGCGGATACACCGATTCTCTATTCGGTCAATTATTTCAGAGCTGATAAGTTCAGTTTCCATGTCCTCAGAAAGAGAATCTAG
- a CDS encoding DNA translocase FtsK, producing MAFLLIIIGFVLITGKTFGDAAGKMMAAMLNFCKKQWAAFIDDMKEWKQKSRARREERQSRREEEQQALQHEEEPETVITINNTAEPAPEPIISSFAERAYQEDPQEAASNQVQEAAETEPEDENAPPITFTEVENKDYELPPIRLLKLPRQTDQSGEYELIHANAAKLERTFQSFGVKARVTQVHLGPAVTKYEVHPDVGVKVSKIVSLNDDLALALAAKDIRIEAPIPGKSAIGIEVPNSEVAMVSLREVIESKQNDKPDSKLLIGLGRDITGEAVLAELNKMPHLLVAGATGSGKSVCINGIITSILMRAKPHEVKLMMIDPKMVELNVYNGVPHLLAPVVTNPKKAAQALQKVVNEMERRYELFSHTGTRNIEGYNEYVKRHNAEEEAQQPLLPYIVVIVDELADLMMVASSDVEDAITRLAQMARAAGIHLIIATQRPSVDVITGVIKANIPSRIAFAVSSMTDSRTILDMGGAEKLLGRGDMLFLPVGASKPVRVQGAFLSDEEVEEIVDFVIGQQKAQYQEEMIPEDIPEASGEVDDDLYEEAVELILEMQTASVSMLQRRFRIGYTRAARLIDEMEARGIVGPYEGSKPRAVLQGKPSEEASS from the coding sequence GTGGCCTTTTTATTAATTATTATCGGTTTCGTTCTCATTACAGGAAAAACGTTCGGAGATGCTGCCGGAAAAATGATGGCCGCAATGCTGAATTTCTGTAAAAAACAATGGGCTGCTTTTATAGATGATATGAAAGAATGGAAACAAAAAAGCAGGGCAAGACGAGAAGAAAGACAGTCAAGAAGAGAAGAAGAACAGCAGGCTCTCCAGCACGAAGAAGAACCAGAGACTGTTATTACCATCAATAATACTGCTGAACCGGCGCCAGAACCGATTATTTCAAGCTTTGCCGAAAGAGCTTATCAGGAGGATCCTCAGGAAGCGGCTTCTAATCAGGTTCAGGAAGCAGCAGAGACTGAACCGGAGGATGAGAATGCGCCGCCAATTACGTTTACTGAAGTGGAAAACAAAGACTATGAGCTGCCGCCAATCAGACTATTGAAATTGCCAAGGCAGACGGATCAAAGTGGTGAGTATGAGCTTATCCATGCGAATGCTGCTAAGCTCGAAAGAACATTTCAGAGTTTTGGGGTAAAAGCGAGAGTGACACAGGTTCATTTAGGACCCGCTGTTACAAAATATGAGGTTCATCCCGATGTTGGGGTAAAGGTAAGCAAAATCGTTAGTCTGAATGATGATTTGGCACTGGCACTGGCAGCCAAGGATATCCGGATAGAAGCACCAATTCCCGGAAAATCCGCCATAGGAATAGAAGTTCCTAACTCTGAAGTAGCCATGGTTTCTCTTAGGGAAGTTATTGAATCCAAGCAAAACGACAAACCGGACTCGAAGCTATTAATCGGGCTTGGCCGTGATATTACCGGAGAGGCTGTCCTTGCAGAACTCAACAAAATGCCCCATCTTCTTGTTGCCGGTGCAACAGGAAGCGGAAAGAGTGTGTGCATTAACGGAATCATTACCAGCATTTTGATGAGGGCAAAACCGCATGAAGTAAAATTAATGATGATCGATCCAAAAATGGTGGAATTGAATGTATATAACGGGGTGCCGCATTTGCTGGCGCCGGTAGTGACAAATCCGAAGAAAGCAGCTCAGGCGCTGCAAAAAGTCGTCAATGAGATGGAAAGGCGCTATGAGCTTTTCTCCCATACCGGGACAAGAAATATCGAAGGCTATAATGAGTATGTAAAAAGGCATAATGCCGAAGAGGAAGCACAGCAGCCCCTTCTGCCGTACATTGTAGTTATAGTGGACGAGCTTGCAGATTTAATGATGGTAGCGTCCTCCGATGTCGAAGATGCCATCACGCGCCTTGCTCAAATGGCAAGGGCAGCGGGCATCCATTTAATCATCGCAACCCAGCGTCCGTCAGTAGATGTTATCACAGGTGTGATCAAAGCGAATATACCATCAAGGATTGCATTTGCCGTTTCATCCATGACGGATTCCAGAACCATTTTAGATATGGGCGGTGCTGAAAAACTTCTGGGAAGAGGCGATATGCTCTTCCTGCCTGTAGGTGCTTCCAAGCCAGTCCGTGTACAGGGTGCATTCCTGTCTGATGAAGAAGTAGAAGAGATCGTGGATTTCGTCATTGGTCAGCAGAAGGCACAATATCAGGAAGAGATGATTCCAGAGGATATCCCTGAAGCGTCAGGAGAAGTGGATGATGATCTTTATGAAGAAGCTGTTGAATTGATTCTGGAAATGCAGACTGCTTCTGTATCCATGCTTCAAAGGAGATTCAGGATCGGCTATACCAGAGCTGCAAGGCTGATTGATGAAATGGAAGCAAGGGGCATTGTCGGTCCATATGAAGGCAGCAAGCCAAGAGCTGTGCTGCAGGGCAAGCCTTCGGAAGAAGCAAGTTCCTAA